A window of the Salvelinus sp. IW2-2015 linkage group LG3, ASM291031v2, whole genome shotgun sequence genome harbors these coding sequences:
- the LOC111952146 gene encoding uncharacterized protein isoform X1 has translation MVYFYYSQCVKLILMANDRLRALEEVENQIATILQCAGNVVLELSKDKHNGSFLDRQLSQFTGSVNRVETELSSQIRYLTQVTHAHRETQADTVVRLLGPSTEWRLSSAHTGCHRSAPRRLHILGQERLSNGLEPSRIHQGQTGRAGTHLRSHAGSTTLREHTWSAVGGCFHRLLPPWCFRTTC, from the exons ATGGTCTATTTTTATTACTCCCAGTGTGTGAAATTGATCCTGATGGCGAATGACCGACTGCGAGCTTTGGAAGAGGTTGAGAATCAAATTGCAACGATTCTCCAGTGCGCAG GCAACGTTGTGTTGGAGCTGTCTAAAGACAAGCACAACGGCAGTTTCCTGGACAGACAGCTCAGCCAGTTTACTGGATCCGTCAACAGAGTGGAGACTGAGCTCAGCTCACAAATCAGATACCTCACACAGGtaacgcacgcacacagagagacgcAGGCAGACACAGTTGTACGTTTACTGGGGCCGTCAACAGAGTGGAGACTGAGCTCAGCTCACACAG GTTGCCACAGGTCAGCCCCACGAAGGCTCCACATACTCGGCCAGGAAAGACTGTCAAATGGCCTTGAACCGAGCAGAATACACCAGGGTCAAACTGGGAGAGCTGGGACGCACCTGCGAAGTCATGCTGGATCCACAACTCTGAGAGAACACACATGGTCGGCAGTAGGGGGATGTTTCCATCGCTTGCTGCCACCATGGTGTTTTAGGACCACCTGCTGA
- the LOC111952146 gene encoding mediator of RNA polymerase II transcription subunit 11 isoform X2: MVYFYYSQCVKLILMANDRLRALEEVENQIATILQCAGNVVLELSKDKHNGSFLDRQLSQFTGSVNRVETELSSQIRYLTQVATGQPHEGSTYSARKDCQMALNRAEYTRVKLGELGRTCEVMLDPQL, translated from the exons ATGGTCTATTTTTATTACTCCCAGTGTGTGAAATTGATCCTGATGGCGAATGACCGACTGCGAGCTTTGGAAGAGGTTGAGAATCAAATTGCAACGATTCTCCAGTGCGCAG GCAACGTTGTGTTGGAGCTGTCTAAAGACAAGCACAACGGCAGTTTCCTGGACAGACAGCTCAGCCAGTTTACTGGATCCGTCAACAGAGTGGAGACTGAGCTCAGCTCACAAATCAGATACCTCACACAG GTTGCCACAGGTCAGCCCCACGAAGGCTCCACATACTCGGCCAGGAAAGACTGTCAAATGGCCTTGAACCGAGCAGAATACACCAGGGTCAAACTGGGAGAGCTGGGACGCACCTGCGAAGTCATGCTGGATCCACAACTCTGA